From the genome of Pseudomonas sp. TMP9, one region includes:
- a CDS encoding ATP synthase subunit I → MIDNPNWLAGIAALLAGGALGTVFFAGLWWTVRRAADSATPATPARWFIASLIVRTAIVLAGFYMVGATQPLRLGLCLLGFVLARVLVLRITRPNPAALAPSASPLHSRGKPPCA, encoded by the coding sequence ATGATCGACAACCCTAACTGGCTGGCCGGAATCGCAGCGCTGCTAGCAGGCGGTGCGCTGGGTACGGTGTTCTTCGCTGGCCTGTGGTGGACGGTACGCCGTGCCGCCGACTCGGCGACACCGGCGACACCGGCGCGCTGGTTTATCGCCAGCCTGATTGTGCGCACCGCCATCGTACTCGCGGGTTTCTACATGGTCGGTGCGACGCAGCCGCTGCGCCTGGGGCTGTGCCTGCTAGGGTTTGTACTGGCACGTGTGCTGGTCTTACGCATCACCCGCCCGAACCCCGCCGCACTTGCGCCATCGGCATCACCCCTGCATTCGCGAGGAAAACCACCATGCGCCTGA
- the atpD gene encoding F0F1 ATP synthase subunit beta, whose product MKERRAGIEADAAKVGMIVSVRGSVIDIRFEGALPPIHTLLRAGDGNHIAIEVLAQRDERHVRGIALTPTQGLARGMPVHNTDGPLLAPVGKPILSRMFDVFGNTIDREPALEGVQWRSVHSQPPPLVRRSTKSEIFETGIKAIDVLTPLERGGKAGLFGGAGVGKTVLLTEMIHNMVGQQQGVSIFCGIGERSREGEELYREMKAAGVLPHMVMIFAQMNEPPGARFRVGHAALTMAEYFRDDEHRDVLLLIDNIFRFIQAGSEVSGLMGRMPSRLGYQPTMGTELASLEERIANTDSGAITSIQAVYVPADDFTDPAAVHTFSHLSASIVLSRKRASEGLFPAIDPLQSSSKMVTPGIVGERHYRLAQAIRRTLAQYAELKDIIAMLGLEQLSPEDRKVVARARRLERFLTQPFFTTEQFTNMSGTLVSLADALDGCERILADEFKDLPESALYMIGAVDEATAKAKSSTQSKPESDPEPETKPEPSQEQAHAVDDA is encoded by the coding sequence ATGAAGGAACGCCGAGCTGGAATCGAAGCGGATGCGGCAAAAGTCGGCATGATCGTTTCGGTACGCGGCAGTGTGATCGACATACGTTTCGAGGGCGCGCTGCCGCCCATTCATACGTTGCTGCGCGCCGGCGATGGCAACCACATAGCCATTGAGGTGTTAGCCCAGCGCGATGAGCGCCACGTGCGTGGTATCGCCCTGACGCCCACCCAAGGCTTGGCACGCGGTATGCCGGTGCACAACACGGATGGGCCATTACTGGCTCCAGTCGGCAAGCCAATTCTTTCGCGCATGTTCGACGTGTTTGGCAACACCATCGACCGTGAACCGGCGTTGGAAGGCGTGCAGTGGCGCTCGGTGCACAGCCAGCCGCCACCGCTGGTGCGCCGCTCAACTAAGTCAGAAATATTCGAAACCGGCATCAAAGCCATCGACGTGCTAACCCCGCTGGAGCGCGGCGGTAAGGCCGGTTTGTTTGGTGGCGCCGGCGTCGGCAAGACGGTGCTGCTGACCGAGATGATCCACAACATGGTCGGCCAGCAACAGGGCGTGAGCATCTTTTGCGGCATCGGCGAGCGTTCGCGCGAAGGCGAAGAGTTGTACCGCGAGATGAAGGCTGCCGGGGTGCTTCCCCACATGGTGATGATCTTCGCGCAGATGAACGAGCCGCCGGGCGCGCGCTTTCGCGTCGGCCATGCGGCGCTGACCATGGCCGAGTATTTCCGCGACGACGAACACCGCGATGTACTGCTGCTGATCGACAATATTTTCCGCTTTATCCAGGCCGGCTCGGAAGTCTCCGGGTTGATGGGACGGATGCCATCGCGCTTGGGCTATCAGCCGACCATGGGTACTGAACTGGCGTCGCTGGAAGAGCGCATCGCCAACACCGACAGCGGCGCGATTACTTCGATTCAGGCGGTGTATGTACCGGCTGACGACTTTACCGACCCGGCGGCGGTGCACACTTTCTCTCACCTGTCGGCGTCCATCGTGTTGTCGCGCAAACGCGCCAGCGAAGGTTTGTTCCCGGCTATCGACCCGCTGCAATCGAGTTCAAAAATGGTCACGCCGGGCATTGTTGGCGAGCGTCACTACCGGCTGGCGCAGGCCATTCGCCGCACATTGGCGCAGTACGCCGAACTCAAGGACATCATCGCCATGCTCGGCCTGGAGCAGTTGTCGCCCGAGGACCGCAAGGTGGTGGCGCGGGCACGGCGGCTAGAGCGCTTCCTCACCCAACCGTTCTTCACCACCGAACAGTTCACCAATATGAGCGGCACGCTGGTCAGCCTGGCGGACGCGTTGGACGGCTGTGAGCGCATCCTCGCGGATGAATTCAAGGACCTGCCCGAGAGCGCGCTGTACATGATCGGCGCAGTGGATGAAGCCACAGCCAAGGCCAAGTCGAGTACCCAATCAAAACCTGAGTCAGACCCCGAACCCGAAACGAAGCCAGAACCCAGCCAGGAGCAGGCGCATGCCGTTGATGACGCTTAA
- a CDS encoding alternate F1F0 ATPase, F1 subunit alpha has protein sequence MTTASPDNSLRSVYDGAFAGIQQCVQSFSAQLLPREVGSIVSVSTGIARINGLQNVGFEELLVFPGGLSGITFNLDEDGVDVVLLGDYAHLHAGQEVQRSGRVMDVGVGDALLGRVIDPLGRPLDGLGRVLTEQRLPIERPAAPIMDRAPVTEPLQTGLKVLDALIPIGRGQRELILGDRQTGKTAIALDTIYNQRDKNVLCVYCAIGQRASAVAKAVANLRAKGALAYTVMVVAEGNEAPGLSYIAPYAATSIAEHFMEAGRDVLIVYDDLTHHARAYRELSLLLRRPPGREAFPGDIFYIHSRMLERATHLNEARGGGSLTALPIIETEAQNISAYIPTNLISITDGQIVLSPSLFELGVLPAIDVGQSVSRVGGKAQRAAYRAVAGDLKLAYAQFEELETFARFGARLDEETRQSIEHGKRIRACLGQAEFSPVSVPAQIAILLALNTKLFDPVALERMAAAQQAVEEAANALADELRTRLSGVDKLTDADREQVSAAARQALAAFSSTDNAAPGAKTAIEKTP, from the coding sequence ATGACCACGGCCAGCCCCGACAACAGCCTGCGCAGTGTTTACGACGGCGCGTTCGCCGGCATTCAGCAGTGCGTGCAATCTTTCAGCGCGCAACTGCTGCCGCGCGAGGTGGGTTCCATCGTCAGCGTTTCCACCGGCATCGCGCGGATTAATGGCTTACAGAATGTCGGCTTCGAGGAGCTGCTGGTGTTTCCCGGTGGACTGTCAGGCATCACCTTTAACCTCGATGAGGACGGCGTTGATGTGGTGTTGCTCGGTGACTACGCGCACCTGCATGCCGGTCAGGAAGTGCAACGCAGCGGCCGGGTAATGGACGTTGGCGTCGGCGATGCTTTACTCGGTCGGGTGATCGACCCGCTAGGGCGACCGCTGGATGGCCTCGGCCGCGTATTAACCGAACAACGCCTGCCCATCGAGCGACCGGCCGCGCCGATCATGGATCGCGCTCCGGTGACCGAGCCTTTGCAGACTGGGCTGAAAGTACTCGATGCGCTGATCCCTATCGGGCGTGGCCAGCGTGAATTGATCCTCGGCGACCGGCAGACCGGCAAGACAGCGATTGCCCTGGACACCATTTACAACCAGCGCGACAAGAACGTGCTCTGCGTTTACTGCGCCATCGGCCAGCGCGCCTCGGCGGTGGCCAAGGCGGTGGCGAATCTGCGTGCCAAGGGCGCACTGGCCTACACCGTGATGGTGGTGGCCGAAGGCAACGAAGCGCCGGGGCTGTCCTACATTGCGCCGTACGCCGCCACCAGCATCGCCGAGCACTTTATGGAGGCCGGCCGTGATGTGCTTATCGTCTACGACGACCTCACCCACCACGCGCGGGCTTACCGCGAACTGTCGCTGCTGCTGCGCCGCCCACCGGGGCGTGAGGCCTTTCCGGGGGACATCTTCTATATCCACTCGCGCATGCTGGAACGCGCCACCCACCTCAACGAGGCGCGCGGTGGTGGCTCGCTGACGGCGCTGCCGATTATCGAGACCGAGGCGCAGAACATCTCGGCCTATATCCCGACCAACCTGATTTCCATCACCGACGGGCAGATCGTGTTATCGCCATCGCTGTTTGAGCTGGGCGTGCTGCCGGCCATTGACGTTGGCCAATCGGTCTCGCGGGTCGGTGGCAAGGCCCAGCGCGCGGCTTATCGCGCGGTGGCCGGCGATCTTAAGCTGGCCTATGCACAGTTCGAGGAGCTGGAAACCTTCGCACGCTTCGGCGCGCGCCTGGATGAAGAAACGCGGCAGTCCATCGAGCACGGCAAACGCATCCGTGCCTGCCTAGGCCAAGCCGAATTCTCACCGGTCTCGGTGCCCGCGCAGATCGCCATTCTGCTGGCGCTGAATACCAAGCTGTTCGACCCGGTAGCGCTCGAGCGTATGGCGGCGGCCCAGCAAGCGGTTGAGGAAGCCGCCAATGCATTAGCCGATGAGCTGCGCACACGCCTGAGCGGTGTCGACAAATTGACCGACGCCGACCGTGAGCAGGTTAGCGCTGCGGCCCGTCAGGCGCTTGCCGCCTTTTCCAGCACCGACAACGCCGCCCCTGGCGCCAAGACTGCAATCGAGAAAACCCCATGA
- a CDS encoding F0F1 ATP synthase subunit epsilon — MPLMTLKVLLPFEVFAEEAHVSRMVVETAQGAFGLLPQRLDCVASLVPGIFSFESETQGEVFLALDEGVLVKTGPNVVISVRHALRGADLAHLCDAVEQEFLTLDEQQQAVRAAMAKLESGFMRRFASLRERSS, encoded by the coding sequence ATGCCGTTGATGACGCTTAAGGTGTTGCTGCCGTTCGAGGTGTTCGCCGAGGAAGCCCATGTATCGCGCATGGTGGTCGAGACCGCCCAAGGTGCATTCGGGTTGCTGCCGCAGCGCCTCGACTGCGTCGCGTCCCTGGTGCCCGGCATATTCAGTTTCGAGAGCGAAACACAGGGCGAGGTATTCCTCGCTTTAGACGAGGGCGTGCTGGTTAAGACCGGGCCGAATGTGGTGATCTCCGTGCGCCATGCGCTGCGTGGTGCGGATCTGGCGCATCTGTGTGATGCGGTCGAGCAGGAATTCCTCACCTTGGATGAGCAGCAGCAGGCTGTACGTGCCGCGATGGCCAAGCTCGAAAGCGGGTTTATGCGACGCTTCGCTTCGCTGCGCGAGCGCTCCTCTTGA
- a CDS encoding F0F1 ATP synthase subunit delta, with product MLIDWFTVGAQLLNFIILVYLMKRFLYQPVLDAIAAREAKIATELADAAATKAKAHQQQAEFEQKNQTFDEQRAALLSEATEAANTERERLLAEARKAAEGASAARAKTLQADTQALHAEIVRKTQHQVFEIARRVLADLADVSLEQRACAVFIQRLQAVDGATLAALSTALKATSAEAPALLRSAFALPAEQLATIQAALDETFGQPIALKVETAPDVVSGIELSAQGQKLAWSIADYLTSLSATLNEHPAEMGAA from the coding sequence ATGCTTATCGACTGGTTCACCGTCGGCGCACAGTTGCTCAACTTCATCATTTTGGTTTACCTGATGAAGCGCTTTCTCTATCAGCCGGTGCTCGACGCCATCGCCGCGCGCGAAGCGAAAATCGCCACCGAGCTGGCCGATGCTGCTGCCACCAAGGCCAAAGCGCACCAGCAGCAGGCTGAGTTCGAGCAGAAAAATCAGACCTTCGACGAACAGCGCGCCGCCTTGCTAAGCGAAGCCACCGAGGCCGCCAATACTGAACGTGAGCGCTTGTTGGCTGAGGCGCGCAAGGCGGCCGAGGGAGCGAGTGCAGCGCGGGCGAAAACACTGCAGGCCGACACCCAGGCGTTGCATGCTGAGATCGTCCGAAAGACGCAGCACCAGGTGTTCGAGATTGCCCGCCGGGTGCTGGCCGATCTGGCTGACGTCAGCTTGGAACAACGCGCTTGCGCGGTGTTTATTCAACGTTTGCAGGCCGTTGATGGCGCAACGCTGGCCGCCTTGAGTACGGCGCTCAAGGCCACCTCCGCCGAGGCACCGGCCTTGCTGCGCAGCGCCTTTGCTTTGCCAGCCGAGCAGTTAGCCACGATTCAGGCGGCGCTGGATGAAACCTTTGGCCAGCCGATTGCACTCAAGGTTGAGACCGCGCCCGACGTGGTCAGCGGCATCGAACTCAGCGCGCAAGGGCAGAAGCTGGCCTGGAGCATTGCCGACTACCTGACCAGCTTGTCCGCCACGCTGAACGAACACCCCGCTGAGATGGGCGCCGCATGA
- a CDS encoding AtpZ/AtpI family protein — MKQAPKRTPPASPSLAEQVGAKATRKLKARRNGAPGVWFGLGMMGLIGWSVAVPTLLGAALGLWLDQHYPDGRSWTLALLMAGLTIGCLNAWHWVSQEDRAMHAEPEDEDDRQP; from the coding sequence TTGAAGCAGGCGCCAAAACGCACGCCGCCTGCCAGCCCCAGCCTAGCGGAACAGGTCGGCGCCAAGGCGACACGCAAACTCAAAGCACGGCGCAACGGCGCCCCCGGCGTCTGGTTCGGCCTCGGCATGATGGGCTTGATCGGTTGGTCGGTGGCCGTGCCCACACTGCTGGGCGCAGCGCTCGGCCTGTGGCTCGACCAGCACTATCCCGATGGCCGTTCCTGGACCCTGGCACTGCTGATGGCGGGCCTGACCATCGGCTGCTTGAACGCCTGGCACTGGGTCTCCCAAGAAGACCGGGCGATGCACGCCGAACCGGAGGATGAGGATGATCGACAACCCTAA
- a CDS encoding F0F1 ATP synthase subunit C, translating into MDALTLIAVASIVMAGLTTGFGTMGPALAEGRAVSVALTALAQQPDASATITRTLFVGLAMIESTAIYCFVVSMILIFANPFWNAALTAASQAAGK; encoded by the coding sequence ATGGACGCTCTTACCCTAATCGCCGTCGCTTCCATCGTTATGGCGGGCCTGACCACCGGTTTCGGCACAATGGGGCCCGCGTTGGCCGAAGGTCGCGCAGTCTCGGTGGCGCTCACCGCGCTGGCTCAGCAGCCTGATGCATCGGCCACCATCACCCGTACGCTGTTTGTCGGCCTGGCGATGATCGAGTCCACGGCGATCTACTGCTTCGTGGTGTCGATGATTCTGATTTTCGCCAACCCGTTCTGGAATGCCGCACTGACTGCAGCCTCCCAGGCGGCAGGCAAATAA
- a CDS encoding F0F1 ATP synthase subunit A, whose protein sequence is MRLTPDNWIFWEYGFIKLNATIVFTWALMAVLVVGAALITRRLATGHERSRWQNLLEIVVTAIMGQIKDVGLQNPRRYLAFLGTLFLFVAAAALATVIPSYEPPTASLSTTAALALCVLVAVPLFGISGQGLGAYLKSYMQPTLIMLPFNLISEVSRTLALAVRLFGNMMSGAMIIAILLSITPFVFPIVMTVLGLLTGMVQAYIFTILAAVYIAAATRSSKAAEAPSPAPEA, encoded by the coding sequence ATGCGCCTGACCCCCGACAACTGGATTTTCTGGGAGTACGGCTTTATCAAGCTCAACGCCACTATTGTCTTCACCTGGGCATTGATGGCCGTGTTGGTGGTGGGCGCTGCGCTGATCACTCGGCGCCTTGCCACCGGCCATGAACGTTCGCGCTGGCAGAACCTGCTGGAAATCGTGGTGACGGCGATCATGGGCCAGATCAAGGATGTCGGCCTGCAGAACCCACGTCGCTACCTGGCCTTTCTCGGCACCCTGTTTCTGTTTGTCGCCGCCGCCGCGCTGGCCACCGTGATTCCCAGTTACGAGCCGCCGACCGCATCGCTGTCGACCACAGCCGCGCTGGCCCTGTGCGTATTGGTGGCAGTGCCGCTATTCGGCATTTCGGGCCAGGGCCTAGGTGCCTACCTGAAATCCTATATGCAGCCGACGCTGATCATGCTGCCCTTCAACCTGATCAGCGAAGTCTCACGCACCCTGGCGCTGGCGGTGCGCCTGTTCGGCAACATGATGAGCGGCGCGATGATCATCGCCATCCTGTTATCGATCACGCCTTTTGTGTTCCCCATCGTGATGACCGTGCTGGGGCTGCTCACCGGCATGGTCCAGGCCTACATCTTCACCATCCTCGCGGCGGTGTACATCGCCGCCGCCACCCGCAGCAGCAAGGCTGCCGAGGCGCCTTCGCCCGCACCAGAAGCCTGA
- a CDS encoding PA2778 family cysteine peptidase produces the protein MLPQTKQLPERVELADVPFFQLSDAQGGPSALAALLNHHGVISSPGLVDERMQQLAKGQSPQAALAAAARSYELLVYPLPGNLDALMQQVSAGHPVLLMQDRLFAGPGSQFAVLVGYDQRERTLVLRSGNSRRWYTSFASFDNAWSEAGRWAVLIQPTSQLPAQADKDVWLNAARDLQQQGRGEAAQRALRSARQVWPNAAL, from the coding sequence TTGCTCCCGCAAACCAAGCAGCTGCCTGAGCGCGTCGAGTTGGCAGATGTGCCGTTCTTTCAACTCAGTGATGCACAGGGCGGGCCCTCGGCATTAGCGGCGCTGCTTAATCATCACGGGGTTATCAGCAGCCCAGGATTGGTCGATGAGCGCATGCAGCAGCTGGCCAAAGGGCAAAGCCCACAAGCCGCGCTTGCAGCGGCGGCGCGGTCTTATGAGCTGTTGGTTTATCCCTTGCCCGGCAATTTGGACGCTCTGATGCAGCAGGTGTCGGCTGGGCACCCGGTATTGCTGATGCAAGATCGCCTGTTTGCTGGGCCAGGCTCGCAGTTTGCTGTGTTGGTTGGCTATGACCAGCGCGAGCGCACGCTGGTGCTGCGTTCAGGCAATTCCCGGCGTTGGTACACCAGCTTCGCCAGCTTTGATAATGCTTGGAGCGAAGCGGGGCGCTGGGCGGTACTGATTCAGCCGACCAGCCAATTACCCGCGCAAGCCGATAAGGACGTGTGGCTGAATGCAGCCCGTGATTTACAACAGCAAGGCCGCGGCGAAGCTGCGCAACGTGCGTTGCGCAGCGCACGGCAGGTTTGGCCGAATGCGGCGCTATAA
- a CDS encoding HPF/RaiA family ribosome-associated protein: MKIQINTDNHIDGSAELSAHISATLEQALQRFSEQITRVEAHLSDENGDKSGQHDQLCMLEARLKGRQPVAVTEFAATQEQAVHGAAQKMVHLLDSTLGRLNKHRDKTSAAPVPDSEDTPSA; this comes from the coding sequence ATGAAAATCCAGATCAATACCGACAATCACATCGACGGCAGTGCCGAACTGTCCGCGCACATCAGCGCCACGCTTGAGCAGGCGCTGCAGCGCTTTAGCGAACAGATCACCCGCGTTGAAGCGCATCTCAGCGACGAGAATGGTGACAAGAGCGGCCAGCATGATCAGCTGTGCATGCTTGAGGCCCGCCTCAAAGGGCGCCAGCCGGTAGCCGTGACCGAGTTCGCCGCCACCCAGGAGCAAGCGGTGCATGGTGCCGCGCAGAAAATGGTGCATCTGCTGGACAGCACGCTCGGCCGGCTGAACAAGCATCGCGATAAGACCTCCGCTGCGCCGGTGCCCGATAGCGAAGATACGCCAAGCGCATGA